The sequence CGATGATTTCACCAATTCCTGGAGCTAACACGTCCATTGCTGCCACTGTTTTTCCATCATCATTTAAACGCATATAGAATGCTTTAATGTCTTTTGGATAGTTTTTCACCACAACTGGTGATTTGAAATATTCTTCCGCTAAGAAACGTTCGTGTTCAGAAGAAAGATCGATACCCCAAGAAACAGGGAATTCAAATTTCTTACCAGATTTTAATAACACATCAATGGCATCAGTATAGTCAATTTGCGCAAAATCTGAGTTTACAAAGTTTTCTAGACGCGTAATAACATCTTTATCTACATGTTTTTCAAAGAATTGTAAGTCGTCTTTGCGCTCTGCTAATACTGCACGGAATACGTATTTCAACATATCTTCTGCAAGTTTTGCGTTATCCGCTAACGTTGCAAATGCAACTTCAGGTTCAACCATCCAGAATTCAGCTAAGTGACGGGTAGTATTCGAGTTTTCTGCACGGAATGTTGGGCCGAAAGTATAAATTTTGCTTAATGCACAAGCATAGGTTTCGCCGTTTAACTGACCTGAAACCGTTAAAAATGATTCTTTACCGAAGAAATCTTGGCTGAAATCCACTTTTCCATTTTCACCACGTGGAAGATTTTCTAAATCAAGTGTAGAAACACGGAACATTTCACCCGCGCCTTCAGTATCTGATGCAGTAATTAATGGGGTTGCCACCCAGTAGAAACCTTGCTCATGGAAGAAACGGTGAATTGCTTGAGATAAGCAATGGCGAACACGTGCGACTGCACCAATAATATTGGTACGAGGGCGTAAGTGAGCCACTTCGCGTAAATATTCAATGGAGTGGCGTTTTGCGGCCATTGGGTAAGTATCTGGATCTTCAACAAACCCTGTCACTTCTACTTTTTCTGCTTGTAATTCAACGGCTTGTCCTTCTGCAGGTGATTCAACGACTTTACCCGTTACAATCACAGAACAGCCTGTTGTTAAACGTAAAATTTCGCTTTCGTAATTTTCAATATCGTTATTAATAATTGCTTGAATTGGATTAAAGCAAGAACCGTCATAAACCGCTAAGAAAGATAAACCTGCTTTAGAATCGCGACGGGTACGTACCCAACCACGCACAGTGACGGTTTCACCAATCGCCACTTTTCCTTGTAATACATCAACAATTGATGCCACTTTAGACATATTAAACCTCTGTAACTGAATGTAATTCACATAAAATTGCCGATAGTTTACCTTAATGAAGGAAATTTTCCATAAAAATATAGTGTTGGTGCGGGTTATGAACAATAAAATCGCCTTAAAAATGAGCCCTAAATAAAATAGGGTAAAGCCTTATTAATATTGAATATACGCGATTTTATGCTAAAATCTCGGGCCAAAATCATTATGGCTAATAATAGGAAAAAATATGAAAGTTTTAGAAGGCTCGGTCGCAGCACCTAATGCAAAAGTTGCAGTAGCAATTGCTCGTTTTAACAGTTTTATTAATGAAAGTTTATTAGAAGGTACAATTGATGCATTAAAACGTATC comes from Haemophilus haemolyticus and encodes:
- the asnS gene encoding asparagine--tRNA ligase; amino-acid sequence: MSKVASIVDVLQGKVAIGETVTVRGWVRTRRDSKAGLSFLAVYDGSCFNPIQAIINNDIENYESEILRLTTGCSVIVTGKVVESPAEGQAVELQAEKVEVTGFVEDPDTYPMAAKRHSIEYLREVAHLRPRTNIIGAVARVRHCLSQAIHRFFHEQGFYWVATPLITASDTEGAGEMFRVSTLDLENLPRGENGKVDFSQDFFGKESFLTVSGQLNGETYACALSKIYTFGPTFRAENSNTTRHLAEFWMVEPEVAFATLADNAKLAEDMLKYVFRAVLAERKDDLQFFEKHVDKDVITRLENFVNSDFAQIDYTDAIDVLLKSGKKFEFPVSWGIDLSSEHERFLAEEYFKSPVVVKNYPKDIKAFYMRLNDDGKTVAAMDVLAPGIGEIIGGSQREERLDVLDKRMEEMGLNPDDYWWYRDLRKYGSVPHSGFGLGFERLIVYVTGVQNIRDVIPFPRAPRNANF